One Xiphophorus hellerii strain 12219 chromosome 1, Xiphophorus_hellerii-4.1, whole genome shotgun sequence DNA segment encodes these proteins:
- the LOC116725621 gene encoding kazrin-like: protein MAKSCQRPADLDHHWVAKAWLSDVGLPQYSQAFHTHLVDGRMLNSLTRRDLERHLNITKKFHQVSLLLGIELLQSLDFNKEVLQARRTQCEHQNEDPLVWTSHRVTKWIKDIDLKEYC, encoded by the exons ATGGCAAAGA GCTGTCAAAGGCCTGCAGATTTGGACCACCACTGGGTGGCCAAGGCCTGGTTAAGTGACGTGGGGCTGCCTCAGTACTCCCAGGCTTTTCACACTCACCTGGTGGACGGGCGGATGCTGAACTCCCTGACCCGCCGTGACCTAGAACGTCACCTCAATATCACCAAGAAGTTCCATCAGGTCAGCCTGTTGCTGGGCATCGAACTGCTGCAGTCGCTCGACTTCAACAAAGAG GTGCTGCAGGCTCGTCGGACACAGTGTGAGCACCAGAATGAGGATCCGCTCGTATGGACGTCTCATCGCGTCACAAAATGGATCAAAGATATTGACCTCAAG GAATACTGCTGA